The Methanoplanus sp. FWC-SCC4 genome has a window encoding:
- a CDS encoding WD40 repeat domain-containing protein: MEANLIFEKNPGELIRDTAISESGDFITAITSDTVYVYDSSGNLITEKKSGNLKSLDISLDGEKILLASFGLTLIDQNADILWNDKSKYMALSAGLSGDQKYAYAGMDDEKIYSYSIESDKTLSAETDEDMMSLEISGDGNYIAGGTKEGNILLFDSGLNRKWKYKATFKPVTGISVTNNGNMIAACSSDNTVYLLSRAGRLLWSKNVDSPKDIAISSAGEKITVAVNPGLLFLDNKGEIKGHIELNKPATSIAADKNSEIIAVSAENKLYCYSLTDSDTKSDIDTNNENDKNADDITKTDSKSSESGHTNNTNLKNQSAPAGLFSLFGALFLIMIFRK, translated from the coding sequence ATGGAAGCAAACCTCATATTTGAAAAAAATCCGGGTGAACTTATTCGGGACACTGCAATATCAGAGTCCGGTGATTTTATAACTGCAATCACATCGGATACAGTTTACGTATATGACTCATCAGGAAATCTGATAACCGAAAAAAAATCAGGTAATCTCAAATCGCTTGATATTTCATTGGATGGAGAAAAAATTCTTCTTGCCAGTTTTGGTCTTACACTAATTGATCAGAATGCGGATATTTTGTGGAACGATAAATCAAAATATATGGCATTATCCGCCGGGCTGTCCGGTGACCAAAAATATGCATATGCAGGGATGGATGATGAAAAAATATACTCCTATTCAATTGAAAGTGACAAAACCCTGTCTGCCGAAACTGATGAGGATATGATGTCCCTTGAGATATCCGGGGATGGCAACTACATTGCAGGAGGAACTAAAGAGGGGAACATTCTTTTATTTGACAGCGGACTTAACAGGAAGTGGAAATACAAAGCAACATTTAAGCCCGTTACAGGAATATCGGTTACAAACAACGGCAATATGATAGCTGCCTGTTCATCCGACAATACTGTATATCTGCTGTCAAGGGCAGGACGACTTTTATGGTCAAAAAATGTTGACAGTCCAAAAGATATTGCCATCAGCAGTGCGGGAGAAAAAATTACAGTCGCGGTAAATCCCGGTCTTCTTTTCCTCGACAATAAAGGTGAGATTAAAGGCCATATAGAATTAAACAAGCCTGCAACCTCCATTGCCGCAGATAAAAACAGTGAGATTATTGCTGTGTCTGCTGAAAATAAACTTTATTGCTATTCATTAACTGATTCGGATACTAAAAGTGATATTGATACAAATAATGAAAATGACAAAAATGCAGATGATATTACAAAGACTGATTCTAAAAGCAGTGAATCAGGCCATACAAATAATACTAATTTAAAAAATCAGTCAGCACCGGCAGGATTATTTTCATTATTTGGGGCCCTGTTCCTGATTATGATTTTCAGAAAATAA
- a CDS encoding archaemetzincin family Zn-dependent metalloprotease, with amino-acid sequence MSILIFWDNDVPEGLQQPVARVISDVLDMSVQVQENPIMLRGYDRLRNQNDASKILGDMQDFYTRKMGCRDSILIVTGKDLYIRGRDFVFGLARPGVNVSIVSSARLQNSWYGRPDRDEDLIDRLVKEGSHELCHCMGLDHCNNPECIMFYPQTLDELDRKRKTLCPKCRENQNIYKFTD; translated from the coding sequence ATGAGTATTCTTATTTTTTGGGATAATGACGTACCTGAAGGGTTGCAGCAGCCTGTTGCACGAGTCATCTCGGACGTTTTGGATATGTCTGTTCAGGTGCAGGAAAATCCTATAATGCTAAGGGGCTATGATCGTTTGCGAAATCAAAACGATGCCAGCAAAATTCTTGGTGACATGCAGGATTTTTATACCCGGAAAATGGGTTGCAGGGATTCTATTCTGATTGTAACCGGAAAAGATCTTTACATAAGAGGACGGGATTTTGTATTCGGACTTGCAAGGCCGGGTGTGAATGTATCAATCGTATCATCTGCAAGGCTTCAAAACAGCTGGTACGGACGGCCTGACAGGGATGAGGATCTAATTGACAGACTTGTTAAAGAGGGTTCGCATGAATTATGCCACTGTATGGGGCTTGATCACTGTAATAATCCCGAATGTATCATGTTTTATCCCCAGACACTTGACGAGCTTGACAGGAAAAGGAAAACACTGTGCCCGAAATGCCGTGAAAATCAGAATATTTACAAATTTACAGATTGA
- the cobO gene encoding cob(I)yrinic acid a,c-diamide adenosyltransferase → MHKGYIQINTGDGKGKTTAALGTAVRTLVSGKTVFFGQFIKGVETGELRLSEYFPNFEIEQFGKGCFIFDEPTESDIKIAREGLNRCSEILSSGDYSLVVLDEINVAIYYGLLKTDEVIKVLSEKAENTEVILTGRYAPKELIELADLVTEMKKVKHYFDNGVKARRGIEY, encoded by the coding sequence ATGCATAAAGGATACATCCAGATCAACACAGGCGATGGTAAAGGAAAAACCACAGCAGCACTTGGAACAGCAGTAAGGACACTTGTTTCCGGAAAAACGGTCTTCTTCGGGCAGTTTATTAAAGGAGTTGAAACCGGAGAACTCCGCTTAAGCGAATATTTTCCAAATTTTGAGATAGAGCAGTTTGGAAAAGGCTGTTTCATCTTTGATGAGCCAACAGAAAGTGACATAAAAATCGCGAGGGAGGGACTAAACAGATGCTCAGAGATTCTTTCTTCAGGTGATTATTCCCTTGTTGTTCTTGATGAGATAAATGTCGCAATATACTACGGGCTCTTAAAAACTGATGAAGTAATTAAAGTTCTGAGTGAAAAGGCGGAAAACACCGAAGTCATACTTACAGGAAGATATGCTCCGAAAGAACTTATAGAACTTGCAGACCTCGTAACAGAGATGAAAAAAGTAAAACATTACTTTGACAACGGCGTTAAGGCAAGACGCGGTATTGAATACTAA
- a CDS encoding UPF0146 family protein encodes MDYYKSIEEAIYTYISANYKNRKIIEVGIGKNPDIFFSLQKNGFDVSAVDIKTNLPDYGENFHQDDVFEPDISLYNGCNLIYSVRPGIEMIPSLVNIAKEAGSELIVYHLGNEIYQNGGEKIECGVILNRYYKP; translated from the coding sequence ATGGACTACTATAAGAGTATTGAAGAGGCAATTTACACTTACATCTCCGCCAATTACAAAAACAGGAAAATAATTGAGGTGGGAATTGGCAAAAATCCCGACATATTCTTTAGTCTCCAAAAAAATGGTTTTGATGTATCAGCAGTTGACATTAAAACAAACCTTCCTGATTACGGCGAAAATTTTCATCAGGATGATGTTTTCGAACCCGATATTTCGCTCTACAATGGATGCAATCTCATATACTCAGTAAGACCCGGCATTGAGATGATCCCGTCCCTTGTAAATATTGCAAAAGAGGCAGGGAGTGAACTTATTGTCTATCACCTGGGGAATGAAATCTACCAAAACGGCGGAGAAAAAATAGAATGCGGTGTTATTCTTAACAGGTACTACAAACCCTGA
- a CDS encoding apurinic/apyrimidinic endonuclease family protein, with amino-acid sequence MNYKEFLNFSIYSFDIEKFNGDWNCLSEFLRENDIDGVELLVNFDPLPDNIPENIVGGVHLPSFMGWYRVWTDNKFKVPGFIDQDSLRYFYGGKTRSEIIKNFTDCIKFAEVTNPAYGVYHAGYMEAENTFSGNHGCTDRDVLRANAEMLNETAAGFPLGEPPYDIFIENLWWPGLTFLDESLTAEFMDMLEFKKWKFMLDTGHLMNATGKCRDEKNAIQCVMSVLEKQDKEVIDKIAGLHFHQSTSAEYQKNLKEPENFQKLDINEKFSAIMGHLKFFDEHRPFTSEKCREIVEFTEPDFITHEFTNKSVEEIEKCLSLQKSSLNIK; translated from the coding sequence ATGAATTACAAAGAATTTCTTAACTTTTCAATATACAGTTTTGACATTGAAAAATTCAACGGAGACTGGAACTGCCTTTCAGAGTTTTTAAGGGAAAATGATATCGACGGCGTTGAGCTTTTGGTAAATTTTGATCCGCTGCCTGACAACATTCCAGAAAATATCGTTGGCGGTGTTCATCTTCCTTCATTTATGGGATGGTACAGGGTCTGGACTGATAATAAATTCAAAGTCCCGGGGTTTATTGATCAGGATTCTCTCAGATATTTCTACGGCGGGAAAACCAGATCAGAGATTATAAAGAATTTCACAGACTGCATAAAATTTGCAGAGGTGACAAACCCTGCATACGGTGTTTATCATGCCGGATATATGGAGGCGGAAAACACATTTTCCGGAAACCACGGATGCACAGACAGGGATGTTCTGAGAGCAAACGCTGAAATGCTCAATGAAACAGCGGCAGGTTTTCCTTTGGGCGAACCACCATATGACATTTTCATTGAAAATCTCTGGTGGCCCGGACTTACGTTTCTTGATGAGTCACTTACAGCGGAATTCATGGATATGCTTGAATTCAAAAAGTGGAAGTTTATGCTTGACACAGGGCACCTCATGAACGCAACCGGAAAATGCCGTGATGAAAAGAACGCAATACAATGTGTTATGTCGGTGCTTGAAAAACAGGACAAGGAAGTTATCGATAAAATTGCCGGCCTCCACTTTCACCAGAGCACATCAGCCGAATACCAGAAAAACCTCAAAGAGCCTGAGAATTTTCAGAAACTTGATATTAACGAAAAGTTTTCTGCAATAATGGGGCACCTTAAATTTTTTGATGAACACAGGCCTTTTACATCAGAAAAATGCAGGGAGATCGTTGAATTTACAGAGCCGGACTTTATAACACATGAATTTACGAATAAATCTGTTGAGGAAATAGAGAAATGCCTTTCTTTGCAGAAATCCTCCCTTAATATTAAATAA
- a CDS encoding universal stress protein, whose translation MKMMVLLDGSKWSQKAAMHALMLAKKNDEAEVVLFAVLDSSEIKAAAFYLCMQSDMCDMIGEHEAKILRDLRKNINDDIADLMLQLNKAGVKCSSKVVTGKRVEEIVKEFNSDGYNLVVMGAFGKKSNIKVGTLYGDIAKEIDAPILIVN comes from the coding sequence ATGAAGATGATGGTCCTTTTGGACGGTTCAAAGTGGAGTCAGAAAGCGGCTATGCATGCACTTATGCTTGCAAAGAAGAACGATGAGGCAGAAGTTGTGCTTTTTGCGGTTCTTGACAGCTCCGAGATTAAGGCTGCCGCTTTTTATCTCTGCATGCAAAGTGACATGTGTGATATGATAGGTGAACATGAAGCCAAAATTCTGCGTGATTTAAGGAAGAACATCAATGATGACATTGCAGATCTTATGCTTCAGCTTAACAAGGCAGGGGTGAAGTGTTCATCAAAGGTTGTCACCGGCAAAAGAGTGGAAGAGATTGTAAAGGAGTTTAATTCCGATGGCTACAACCTTGTCGTTATGGGAGCATTTGGCAAGAAATCAAATATTAAGGTCGGAACACTTTACGGTGATATTGCAAAGGAAATCGATGCTCCGATTTTAATTGTGAATTAA
- a CDS encoding energy-coupling factor transporter ATPase — protein MKSRDIAIVGILLAIGAILRYLSNIVPGAIVANPIIALYCLAIILIVPKIRDALGIGIVAGVVSALISHSIFPPANLISEPLGALVCLGVYLAARKRVPFAPGISTFVATLASGFTFLAISIFVIVSGIIGQPGESFTVGAFVIAISPIIILTAIANSVIAQILYIPSSRILMRSASGSDSVSEISKNQTDNSDEKCAIDFDNYSFRYPLEKTGSLNEINLKIKKGECVLVNGTTGAGKTTLCLAAAGILHHEYEGESFGTVSIFGKNVSKYADMGDIGRKVGVVFDDADAQLIFTTVEEEVLSGLENRGLPPEEVKQRLEEIMELTNIEGLRYRAPHTLSGGQKQRVALAATLASGTECLILDEATAELDEDATEMIISVLERLKSQGKTIIVIEQKPGQMSGIADRIITLDKGFVKSVTTPDKYYPEIPVETEECMKDVFQKPTHLPKDPVISIKNLVHRYGNERGLDGVSLEIYPGELVAIIGENGSGKTTLSKHLNGLLKPDEGEVLVCGINTQKASVTELARHAGLVFQNPDTMLFEDTIEKEILFGLKNIGKDLDPDSDYIKEVLDEAGLLHQSGKFPRSMSRGERQRLAISCVTAMNPEVIILDEPTTGLDEKEASRVMKILKRLGESGHTVIMVSHDMEVVKNHAKRIIKMTDGKISADYTNTGGCF, from the coding sequence ATGAAATCAAGGGATATCGCAATTGTCGGAATTTTGCTTGCGATAGGTGCCATCCTTAGATATCTTTCAAATATAGTTCCCGGAGCCATCGTAGCAAATCCGATAATTGCTCTTTACTGTCTGGCAATTATTCTGATTGTCCCGAAAATCAGGGACGCTCTTGGAATAGGAATTGTTGCCGGAGTAGTTTCTGCACTTATTAGTCACTCAATCTTCCCGCCGGCAAATCTGATATCCGAACCCCTGGGTGCTTTGGTATGTCTCGGAGTATATCTGGCTGCAAGAAAAAGAGTTCCGTTTGCTCCGGGAATATCCACCTTTGTTGCAACGCTTGCAAGCGGTTTTACCTTCCTTGCAATCAGCATATTTGTAATAGTGTCGGGAATCATCGGACAGCCCGGTGAATCGTTTACAGTCGGTGCCTTTGTAATAGCAATATCCCCGATTATTATTCTGACTGCCATTGCAAACTCCGTAATTGCACAGATTCTCTATATTCCTTCTTCAAGAATATTGATGAGAAGTGCATCGGGAAGTGATTCTGTCAGTGAAATATCCAAAAACCAGACAGACAATTCTGATGAAAAATGTGCAATAGATTTTGATAATTATTCCTTTAGGTATCCTCTCGAAAAGACAGGTTCACTCAATGAAATAAATCTGAAAATAAAAAAAGGCGAATGTGTTCTCGTAAACGGAACAACGGGTGCAGGGAAAACAACACTCTGTCTTGCAGCTGCGGGTATTCTTCATCATGAATATGAGGGTGAGTCTTTTGGCACTGTTTCAATTTTTGGAAAGAATGTCTCCAAATATGCCGATATGGGTGATATCGGGAGAAAGGTCGGTGTTGTTTTTGATGACGCTGATGCACAGCTTATTTTCACAACAGTTGAGGAAGAGGTGTTATCAGGGCTTGAAAACCGTGGTCTTCCTCCCGAAGAGGTTAAGCAGCGTCTTGAGGAGATAATGGAGCTTACAAACATAGAGGGCCTGCGTTACCGTGCCCCCCATACTCTTTCGGGCGGGCAGAAACAGCGTGTCGCCCTTGCCGCAACTCTCGCATCGGGAACTGAATGTCTGATACTTGACGAAGCGACAGCCGAACTTGATGAAGATGCAACAGAGATGATAATTTCCGTTTTAGAGAGGCTGAAGTCACAAGGAAAAACCATAATCGTGATCGAACAAAAGCCCGGGCAGATGTCCGGCATTGCAGACCGGATAATAACCCTTGATAAAGGATTTGTAAAGTCTGTGACCACGCCTGACAAATATTATCCGGAAATTCCCGTTGAAACGGAAGAGTGTATGAAGGATGTATTCCAAAAACCAACGCACCTTCCCAAAGATCCGGTAATATCCATAAAAAATCTGGTTCACAGATACGGGAATGAGAGAGGTCTTGACGGAGTTTCACTTGAGATATATCCCGGAGAACTTGTTGCAATAATCGGAGAGAACGGTTCAGGGAAGACAACTCTTTCAAAGCACTTAAACGGACTATTAAAGCCTGATGAAGGTGAGGTGCTTGTTTGCGGGATTAATACCCAAAAAGCATCCGTAACAGAGCTTGCAAGGCATGCAGGGCTTGTCTTTCAGAATCCTGATACAATGCTTTTTGAGGATACAATTGAAAAGGAGATTCTTTTCGGGTTGAAAAATATTGGGAAGGATTTGGATCCGGATTCAGACTATATAAAAGAAGTTCTTGATGAGGCAGGTCTTCTGCACCAGTCCGGGAAGTTCCCCCGTTCAATGAGCAGGGGAGAGCGGCAGAGGCTTGCAATCTCCTGTGTTACCGCGATGAATCCCGAAGTGATCATACTTGATGAGCCTACGACAGGGCTTGATGAAAAGGAGGCTTCAAGGGTTATGAAAATTTTAAAGAGGCTTGGTGAAAGCGGGCACACTGTGATTATGGTCTCCCATGATATGGAGGTTGTAAAGAATCATGCAAAGAGAATAATCAAAATGACTGACGGAAAGATCTCTGCTGATTATACAAACACCGGAGGGTGCTTTTAA
- a CDS encoding adenine nucleotide alpha hydrolase family protein: MGYYSSLINRKFKDVVGSRYEDVLKEYREFLLTEEDVVKEVKTVLMPLDIFVSGISEDLYKLFRLYDAEVTLVYITDKDVVSIVSEILGEDAGGEYIRKKEDYGHRLLEKVSSELEMNEVRSKTKLFSGHKWDDIENLSEKYDMVAISKSYGGGRGDDNEISPVAQRLVQQMSTLTVLY, translated from the coding sequence ATGGGATACTATTCTTCACTAATCAACAGAAAATTCAAGGATGTAGTGGGAAGCCGCTACGAAGATGTACTCAAAGAGTACAGGGAATTCCTCCTCACAGAGGAGGATGTGGTAAAGGAAGTAAAGACCGTTCTGATGCCTCTGGATATATTTGTCAGCGGAATTTCAGAAGACCTGTATAAACTTTTCAGACTCTACGATGCCGAGGTTACGCTTGTCTACATAACCGACAAAGACGTCGTTTCTATTGTCAGTGAGATTCTCGGAGAGGATGCAGGTGGAGAATACATCCGGAAAAAAGAGGATTACGGACACAGACTGCTTGAAAAAGTCAGCAGTGAACTTGAGATGAATGAGGTCCGTTCTAAGACCAAATTATTTTCCGGGCATAAATGGGATGATATAGAAAATCTCTCGGAAAAGTATGACATGGTGGCTATTTCCAAGTCATATGGCGGAGGCAGAGGGGACGATAATGAAATAAGCCCTGTTGCGCAGAGACTTGTGCAGCAGATGAGTACTCTGACGGTTTTGTATTAA
- a CDS encoding energy-coupling factor transporter transmembrane component T family protein, with the protein MAEILQYKRIDGIFHRMNALTKIILLGFIIVLAVISTNPLFLGGVVVFLFCLSVAGRFARELLAQIPMIMFLSAGLLLLTILTMQSGDVIGYLIPTGIPVIGGHIPITEGALNFALILSLRFFVMLFAFQVLIVSTQPRALVNALQKLRLPVDYTLMLLIAIRFIPSLQLEGKRIQEAQLARAYNPGTGVLGKVRSLTPIMIPLVSNALGKANVLGLTIDLRGLRTMKRTPDLNDKFIYADYAAFIFVGLCVAALVYSLLSGSPV; encoded by the coding sequence ATGGCTGAAATTCTGCAATATAAAAGGATAGACGGTATATTCCACCGGATGAATGCACTGACCAAGATAATTTTGCTTGGATTCATCATTGTCCTGGCAGTTATCTCAACAAATCCTTTGTTTTTGGGAGGAGTTGTTGTATTTTTGTTCTGCCTCTCCGTAGCCGGCAGATTTGCACGTGAACTGCTTGCCCAGATCCCGATGATTATGTTTCTGAGTGCAGGTCTTTTACTGCTTACAATACTGACCATGCAGTCCGGGGATGTAATCGGATACCTGATACCAACAGGCATTCCTGTAATCGGAGGTCATATTCCCATAACAGAGGGGGCTTTGAATTTTGCACTTATCCTCTCACTCCGGTTCTTTGTGATGCTCTTTGCATTTCAGGTTCTGATTGTCTCAACCCAGCCGAGGGCACTTGTGAATGCACTTCAGAAATTAAGGCTTCCTGTGGACTACACTCTCATGCTTTTGATTGCGATAAGGTTCATACCGAGCCTTCAGCTTGAGGGTAAAAGAATTCAGGAGGCTCAGCTTGCAAGAGCCTATAATCCGGGGACGGGAGTTTTGGGAAAGGTCAGATCACTGACCCCGATTATGATACCCCTTGTTTCAAATGCACTTGGGAAGGCAAATGTCCTTGGGCTTACGATAGATCTCCGGGGCCTGCGTACAATGAAGAGAACACCCGATTTAAATGACAAATTTATCTATGCTGATTATGCAGCGTTCATATTTGTCGGGCTGTGTGTGGCTGCACTGGTTTACAGCCTTTTATCTGGAAGCCCGGTTTGA
- a CDS encoding ArsB/NhaD family transporter encodes MIPIETLVAIVIFLLTYALIIDERIHRAVAAMAGAALLVFVGIVPWDSILEHIDFGTIFLLMGMMIIVNVAGNSGLFEYLAIRTAKAAHGSPFMVLILFSIVTAVTSAFLDNVTTVLLLTPMLLYIAKVMDLNPVPFLLAEIMASNVGGMATLIGDPPNIMIASSAKLTFNEFLFTMGPIALVDLVLVLIIFVFMYRKQMHVDENERAAIKKTIDSLDERAAIQDIRLFKKSIITLLIVICLFFVHSNIGEYLHYIIPFVDPSMTLEPAEVALIGAALILFWSRTAPEMIFEKIEWPALFFFGGLFVLVGGLVNTGVIADIAQFVIANVNTTGEAMFVIAWFSAIASAIVDNIPLTAALIPLIHDIGATSTTIDIYPLWWALSLGACLGGNGTAIAASANVVVLGIGDREGIKITFVDFLKVGLLILFVTVAVGLGILYLIF; translated from the coding sequence ATGATACCAATAGAAACTCTTGTAGCCATAGTCATTTTTCTTTTGACTTATGCGCTGATTATTGATGAGAGGATTCATCGTGCAGTAGCTGCAATGGCGGGTGCAGCCCTCCTTGTGTTTGTAGGAATCGTCCCGTGGGATAGTATTTTAGAGCACATTGACTTTGGTACTATATTCCTGCTGATGGGAATGATGATTATTGTCAATGTCGCCGGCAACAGTGGCCTTTTTGAGTACCTTGCGATAAGAACGGCAAAAGCCGCACACGGCAGTCCTTTCATGGTTTTGATTTTGTTCTCAATTGTAACGGCAGTTACAAGTGCGTTCCTTGACAATGTCACGACCGTTCTTCTCCTGACACCAATGTTGCTCTACATAGCCAAGGTGATGGACTTAAATCCTGTTCCATTCCTGCTGGCAGAGATTATGGCTTCAAATGTCGGTGGAATGGCAACCCTGATTGGTGATCCGCCAAACATCATGATTGCATCATCGGCAAAACTTACTTTCAACGAATTCCTGTTCACCATGGGGCCGATTGCACTCGTTGATCTGGTTCTTGTTCTGATCATATTCGTGTTTATGTACAGGAAGCAGATGCATGTTGATGAGAATGAAAGGGCGGCCATAAAGAAGACAATTGATTCCCTTGACGAGCGTGCGGCAATTCAGGATATAAGGCTGTTTAAGAAATCAATAATAACACTTCTGATAGTGATATGTCTCTTCTTCGTTCACAGCAACATCGGAGAATATCTGCACTACATCATTCCGTTTGTTGATCCGTCAATGACGCTTGAACCGGCGGAAGTGGCACTTATCGGTGCTGCATTGATATTGTTCTGGTCAAGAACTGCTCCGGAGATGATCTTTGAAAAGATTGAGTGGCCTGCTCTTTTCTTCTTCGGAGGTCTTTTCGTACTGGTGGGTGGTCTTGTAAACACAGGTGTTATAGCAGATATTGCACAGTTTGTCATTGCGAATGTCAACACCACCGGCGAGGCGATGTTTGTGATAGCATGGTTTTCGGCCATTGCTTCTGCAATTGTTGATAATATCCCGCTGACTGCGGCATTAATTCCGCTTATTCACGATATAGGAGCAACCTCAACAACTATTGACATCTATCCTCTCTGGTGGGCCCTTTCTCTTGGTGCCTGTCTTGGAGGAAACGGGACTGCCATAGCGGCATCTGCAAATGTTGTGGTGCTTGGAATAGGGGATAGAGAAGGTATAAAAATCACATTTGTTGATTTCTTAAAGGTCGGCCTTCTTATTCTGTTTGTGACTGTGGCAGTAGGTCTTGGAATACTGTATCTGATATTTTAG